The region GGGGAAGATTCAACTGCCCGTAATGTTGGGGAATGAGATTCAGGGCTCTTTCAAGTTTTGCAcattcgtagtggtggactgccccatcGCTTACAACATTATCTTCGGTTGTCCTACATTGGTCGACTTTGGTTCTATCACCTACATCCACTACCTCTGCATGAAATTCCCATTGCGATAATGGAGGGGTGAGAactgtccggggagatcagaagagcaccCGGAAGTGCAATCACATCTCCGCCCAACCAATTTACATGGTACATGAAGAGCCTCTCGAAAAGGAAAATGTTGATCTGATTCCACCCCCGCAACTAGCACGAAGGGTGATTCGGGAAGTCGATGAATTGGATCCACGAATAGGAGCCGACAAGGCACTAGAACCCATAAAGGAGgtagaagaggtgtgcattagtgacagcGACCCGACCAGAGTTATCCGGGTCAGAAGAAACCTAAATTCAGAGGTCAGGGCTGCCATTATTGTCCGAGTCAGAGAGAACTAGGATATCTTGGCCTGGTCTCACTTGGATATGACCAGAATCGATTGCAATGTCATATGTCACACCTTGAACATTGACGTGAATGCGACTCCAGTCCGACAGAAGTGAAGACCTCTAGGGACGGAGAAGGCAGAGGCCCTCACATTAGAAGTTGAGAAGTTGTCCTCAATCTACTTCATTTGGGAGGCTTTGTATCCTGCTTGGCTAGGCAATCCAGTGTTGGTACCAAAACCAAACgggacgtggagaacttgcatcgacttcatcGACCTTAACAAGGTCTgtccgaaagattgtttccctctgccCTGGATCGACCAGATGGTAAATACAACGTCCGGGTATGAAatattgagtttcatggatgcctactctggttACAATCGGGTctcaatgcatgtagcagaccaggaacacaccaactTCCAAACAGACAAAGGTGTGTACTACTACAttgtcaattaatcaagtttacttactagaaaaataattcactttattattttctcaaaatataggattttaaaccatcttttaatttattaacttattaataaattaattcttttatttttagaaataataaaaattctttaataattctcactaaactcaaagtggtattttaggtcaaaatatgttttcaagacttaccaagcttttatcttgcaataagcaaaattttactttttacctcaagttccaaaatctcatttttacactaagtgtgaaaacctcatttttcacatttttaactacatactttgttaggtttcccaattccatttttggtatgtcatttaggtctttgtaaaatcttaggtcaaaaggagcattttttattggtgagaatattttccaacaatgaggtaaaaatgaccttattttcaagtacttaatttttccaaaatttggcacttaataactttcaaaccattcagtattttgttaccaaattttatagtggaatactaggttatgcgaagattatgtccacaaaattttagaaaaaactgagttcattttccctatacagtggttGTCCAAACTTGATCTCAAAATTAAGAAtgcgaaaaaaaaaaaaatttacctaaaatttgaaatagcataactcacacatttttaaacattttttagtgtttgaaaagctcaattttatgtactcaatctcaaaaaaatCACAAcctaattaaattttacaaaatcaatatacagcggatgcttgaccccttagaagtcacagctcaaaacttgtattttgttttagggttctcacaaaaaacccttagggattttggtccctattttcaaaaatcaacacacaagcatgataaaaattatagagcaactagcatagccttattacataaccaataagaaactttaagcattaaatatacaaaataatgcttaaaaataaaagtcatacaataacaaccataaaaagtaaacattttacctcttgttgttcttgctctaggttttgatgttcctactagctttgagtccttcaaaactctttcaataccttaaccaactccccccaacaacatagatagttagctattgagaaacctatggttaaaaactttacaaagtcaagttttttgaaactttaccttagggaaacccttccttgaccaaagcttaatgcttccaagccttcttagtgttcttgaggttgaagatggagagaaaacttgagagagagttttcaaaaaaagatgagagtTAAAGTGAGAGAGAGTGGTCGGTTTTGGGGGGATTAGAGGGGTTTAGACTTCTCGAAAATATCataaaaacacttgagtgttttactatCAACTTGCCTAttaaccctaatatttaaaaatgggattaaacttaattaatttggtctacccaatatttttccctcacatggccagccaccctttatttatatatgtgattatatatattttttatataaaggttaataagtatttcctaagaagaaaaatccaatttgacttcctatatcTTTTTtccactcttattaagttttaaaaacaaaacttaacacataataattaaattaaatcacTATTGCAAAAATGGgatttcccgacagtttttaactgtcgctattcaGCAACGACGACAGTcaactaactgtcgtatttgcctatgccagTGTAGGGGTAGCTACGCTGAcaattattaggtgtcgccgttgctagcAACgctgacagttattaggtgtcgccgttgctggttACGTTGATGGTTATTAGGTGTCgctgttgctggcaacgccgacagttattaggtgtcgttgttgctggcaacgccgacagttattaggtgtcgtcatTGGCTATCTATGGTGACAATTATTAGGTATCATGGTTGtatacaaaaaaggctttttatgaacgtttttaggactcgcgaggcgcaaatcctctatttgagagccttaaaaaatgaggttttttagagccttaaaaattatgatttaaatgaaacatttatttttataaaaatctgAAAACTTATAGagtaaaataacaaaacttataaaTTCAATGAGATAATTACAAAACTTATACTCAATGAGATGTCATATAGTATCCAAGATTTATTATACATTTAATCAATACCAAGAAAGAAACAAAGATTCCTAACTTAATGAACAATATAGCCCAAAGTATGATCAATCTGAACAAATGTATCCTTAGCTTCCTTGCAAATAAAAAAGATGAGTACATTGAGGCGTGGCATGGACACCGCAACAATATTAGTCCATTGAGGCATTTTCACTGACACCTGATTTGCATTACAAGAAAAGAACCCAATAAatacttgaaaaataattaaatctaCTAAGCAAGCTTAAGAACAGTAAGGTCAAAGACttcttaaaatattaattaggACAACCAGACCCAGTACACAATTAAAATACACACATTCAAAGCCTAATCAATGCAGAAaggaaacaataaataaaaaaagcaaAAATCTGCCAATATAACACTCATATTTATAGTATACACTCAAAAGCCTAGAAATCAGAACTAAGGAGAGAATACACTATAGAAATATTcattcttttgtaattattacatAGAGCAAAGTAGGACAGAGAGTGCTCCTAGAAACTTTTATACTTTCAGTACATGCAAAACAAtcacaaaatgaaaaaaaaattatatacatatTCATATCATATGCCTTATGCATGATCTAAGAGAGTATTATGGCAGAGGTTTAATTAATAACTTAGCAAAACAATAGACAAAAATAATTTGTGAGTTACAAAGCGACAATGACAATTTTAAAAAATGCTACCCAAACCTTCATGTCCGCCAGTCTGTAACAAAATTTCCACACGAGGCAATACTGCAACaccataaatatatgtatatgtatattcatattcatataatacaAAGAACAAAGAAGTTTTCAAAAGCAATACCTTGGCTGAGCCCATGTCATTTCTCTTGGCAGCCTCTTTAATGGCTTTTTCCACACCCTTCTCTCTCTGAACATCTAGAAACAATCAAGCAAACAAACCCATATCAGAAAACAATAACCTCAACCACCAAAAAAAGGAATTtaccttagagagagagagagagagagagagagagagggcatTGCCTCTAATTTGGCGTTCGATGTTGTGGCATTCTTGGAAGAGACGCCTCTGCCAATCTCTCAATTGCTGTTGAGGGTTGGCAAGCCCCGTTGCACCACCAACCATGCCACGCACCACCACAACTCTGTGTATTATAACTAATTTaagaaaaataagtaaataaaatagagccaattttatatgttatattataacAAATCCTTGTTCATGACAATATATCTTTAAATCTCTACTGTAATATgcccaaaacgagggtcaacgtGGGTCTTAGAAGAATTCACTTACCTATACATACAATTATATGGTTAATGATACGCCCTTTTTATAAATTCACTTTTTGGAAACAACATAAATATATATCAATATTTATATACTAATATGAATATTGTTGAACTTCTTGATTTTGAGAACAAAGGTGAGAATTGAGACTAATTCTTTTACATGGAAATTATGACATGTATTTGAAATCATTAGCTTCAACGCCAAACTTATAACTCTACCCACAAATGTTTTTCTTCTCTAAGAAAAGCTGAAACGACATTAACAAACCGATACATAATTAATCTTCGTCACCACCATCCAAGAGTTCATTGAAAACAATCATTCTTATCAGTATTAATACATCACAATTAAGCAGCAAAACTCGTGAGCACCTACCTATATACATATTAAAATCTTACAAGAGATCCAAGCAGATAACAGAAGCAACCAATATATATTATACCATCaacttaaatatataatatatattcattGCTTAAACccatatatacataaaaattgaCGTAAACCCAACATATAACAAACAAACTGAAACATGAGAGAACAAATAGACAGATCAAAAAATAAAAGACAGGTCTAAAATTTACCATCCTAACCCACAGCCTGCTGCCACCACCACTCCGAACCACGGCCACCCAAAACAATCACCACCAACATGAGCACCAtttgcaaaaagaaaaaaaatgaacgagagagagagagagaaatgggagGACGAAGGAGTGAGAGAGCCGAGACCCCTGCCTTTACCTCTGCCTCTGCCTCCGCCTTCGCCTTTGTTGTTGAGCCCACCACACCGTTGGCGATGGCTGatacaaagagagagagagagagagagagagagatagagatcGAGATAGAGATAGAGATATAGATAGATAAACAGAGTGGGGCTAAGAGATGGAGAGGGTGAGTCATCGAGAGAGACCATGGGAGAGACAGGGATGCGAGACAGAGATTGGGAGAAATGGAATATGGGTAAGGCGgctgaatgagagagggagagaaaaagaTGTGAGGGTTAGGGTGTTTTGGGTCGATGGGCccatatttattttcaaaattacaaaaattaaaaaaactagtATTTATATTAAAAACAAATTGTTTCTCTTAAGCCAagtaatacaaattttataaatatgttaaagaataatattgttaattttataaatatgttaaagaaaaataaatttaagttttgatataaaaattattataaatacaaaagttaataatatgacaaatttagaaacaaaaaaaatctagttttaaaaatttttaataaatacataatttttataaatatatttacataatttagtttatttttaaaattatattatccgttaattataattttagattttttatttgaattttgtcgacattttatgactgtcggcattgaacttttattaactgtcggcgttggggtcaatagcgacaatgTTTAACTGTCGTCATTGGTCTtcaattaactgtcggcgttggtgTCAATAGAAACACCTTTTAATTGTTGGCATTAGTCTCGAATTaattgtcggcgttggggtcaataacgacacattttaactgtcgacattggtctcgaattaattgtcggcgttggggtcaatagcgacagtcaaaagcaacggtgacagttatttGCTGCCGGccttggtctctatgcctactgTTTTTAATTGTCGGCGCAGAGTCCCActatgtgttgacgcggttcttcggcaacagataattaatagaataaggagtgggattagtgctaaataatgaaccgtaatagattaATGATCTCTTAGTAAAATTATAACATGAAtacatttttaggtggttcaaatgttaaaatccttctagtctaccagccaatattattgatatctctccaATATTCCTTAcatggtatttctttacaaattaaaatccaaccccttgcaactcccaaggtctccatatttatagggagagggcacctgggggttggcaagggaggtcatcccgtgaccttcttacccatcatgtcacttttgtgacattcatgattaattcctaaaacctcaCAATGAAGTgtggtaagggggataatgggccgcacggcccaacccagtcgtgggtgcttgaacatgcacgtttatactgcgtgttcgagaattcagggatggatcagacacgtgatgtctgatatatgcacgtttacattgcgtggttgactttataaaaggtcagaggtgccaactcaagctcgtatctcgagcttgatgtagtctcagctcgtggcgtccatacttctgacccgactccttaatAATCTCATTAaccctttggttacctcgagctaaagaggtaggaccttgtaacagcagctccgggtacatggCATCCACATGGCTGACAAATTGTGtgccctttctcagctcgctaatagcccgtggatatttagggcgtacattttgcCCCCAAGCCCCTGTTCGTTGCATATGACATCAcatggggccacagtgggggcttttaggcttctttgtggactcttcacatttcGCCCATTAAGCTGatgtcgaatacgtggagcatcgtggttggtgatggtccGTCTTCCGAggaccgcattaaatggcctagcctatctttggccgtcgtttcgtctttcgagtagtgatcctcgtatcctacatcaagacgATTGAACGGccctcatcctttggccttttacgtatataaaaggctggccacctttcgcacgggccaccctttcatttgaaaattttctcatcttcttctttcttctcagtctcaaaaccctttctCTCCTTTGGtcactgttcccagcgttccacAGGTTCAGACACGAGGATTCTTTTGTGACCCCGGTACCAGCGATCCCAATAGGATttcaacccagacgaccctttcagtctCTTCACATCAAAacatttctgtaagtcctccgtttgtgcatgttttaaatgttttcctACACTGTTGCTTAGGTATACTTTCTCTTTAGTCGCATGCAATAGGTTGCTTGTCTTCTGCTCttttttgctggtattttatgcgtaggtttttatcctaggggtaacgaccgtaggaaaaaccacttaggagcatgactcataggatacattttctggggtgattttctgggtaaaatttttTTATGCCTGTTTTGAACAAGAAGtttagggtgcaaaaaccgggtagcttaggggacacgcttcacaggcggttttgcctactgttgcctactgaaactttccttccaaggcaaacttttactttgaccctcctgacacacggattccaagtaatcggggatccgttgggagcacaggcgcgcgttcatagaaccacgtggtctcactcgccacgggctgagattacctcagcccgtgtaaaggaaacccttcacactagattctttcttatgcttaggttgccttttctaaattttcttctttgttcgttaggcgaccagatgggcctggatcatcttaatatcccccCAAGGCCATCAATTACAGAGCGCCCTACGCTTCCAGTTAgaagcatcgaacaacgaagtcgagcacgaggccatgttagCCGGATTACGTTTGGCCCGAGAGGTAGGGGCAGCGAATGTAGAAGTCTACGTCAACTCTCGATCGGTGGTCAGGAAGATTTCAAGGGAATACCAAACAAAGGGGGAAATGATGGCCGCCTACGTGACGCGAACCAGAGAGTTACTCCAATCCTTCAAGAAATACTTCATCCGCCAAATCCCCAGGGAACAGAATGTGTTTGTAGACACATTAGCAAAATAAGCCATGGATGTTGAAGCAAAACTCTCCAGGCTTGTCCTGATTGACCATCTTCCCGCACCAAGTATTCAGACCACCCCAATCAACACCATAGATTACTCAATGTCTTGGATAGGCCCTCTCATCCACTACCTAACCACAAGGGGGGTTGCCCACGGACAGGGCTGCTGCcaggaaacttcagtaccaggctcACAGATACaacatgatggatggaaaactctatcgcagggggttgtccatgccatatCTCTGATGCGTATCCGGGACAGAAATGAGCGCAATCATGCAtaaggtgcacgaaggtttttgtggagatcacacggcCGGACTCAGCTTATCCAAgaaaaatcctaaggcaaggatatttttggccaatgatgaagaaggattgtgttgattacgtccgcaaATGTGAACAGTGCCAACGAtacgcgaagatcccgcgagcccctccaacagaaataaccctgatg is a window of Humulus lupulus chromosome 4, drHumLupu1.1, whole genome shotgun sequence DNA encoding:
- the LOC133830325 gene encoding vacuolar protein sorting-associated protein 24 homolog 1-like — protein: MVGGATGLANPQQQLRDWQRRLFQECHNIERQIRDVQREKGVEKAIKEAAKRNDMGSAKVSVKMPQWTNIVAVSMPRLNVLIFFICKEAKDTFVQIDHTLGYIVH